Proteins encoded by one window of Candidatus Acididesulfobacter guangdongensis:
- a CDS encoding PqqD family protein produces MNVKYKLLPQYILHNDGTDKYMLFDTQTGGIYKLNAVSFNILSLCSGEYTSDEIKDEILKMFDVDLDVLTEDFNDIITKFLNENIISCPTSP; encoded by the coding sequence ATGAATGTTAAATATAAACTTTTACCTCAATATATTCTGCATAATGACGGAACGGACAAGTATATGCTATTTGATACGCAGACAGGCGGCATATACAAATTAAATGCCGTATCATTTAATATTTTGTCCCTTTGCAGCGGTGAATACACAAGCGATGAAATAAAAGATGAGATCTTAAAAATGTTTGATGTTGACTTAGATGTTTTAACTGAAGATTTTAATGATATTATTACAAAATTTCTAAATGAAAATATAATTTCTTGCCCAACTTCACCATGA
- the queF gene encoding NADPH-dependent 7-cyano-7-deazaguanine reductase QueF: MSDLYEQYNHYDDNKYKEKRFDIKTEAGIDVKVLETIPFDYPQSGTEVNIGTKEFTSVCPWSGLPDTAELNIKYIPNDSLVEMKSLKYYLLSFRNIGILQEHAVNRILNDLTDLLKPQYMEIEAKFESRGGLDTIVKVKYNSVNRGTQV, encoded by the coding sequence ATGTCTGATTTATATGAGCAGTACAATCACTATGACGATAACAAATACAAAGAAAAAAGATTTGATATTAAAACTGAAGCCGGTATAGACGTAAAAGTTTTAGAAACAATCCCTTTCGATTATCCTCAAAGCGGAACAGAAGTGAATATCGGAACAAAAGAATTTACTTCAGTCTGTCCCTGGAGCGGACTTCCTGATACGGCAGAACTTAATATAAAATATATTCCGAATGACAGTCTCGTTGAAATGAAGTCGTTAAAATATTATCTGCTGTCTTTTCGGAACATCGGAATACTTCAGGAGCATGCCGTAAACCGAATATTAAATGATTTGACTGACTTATTGAAACCTCAATATATGGAAATTGAAGCAAAATTTGAATCAAGGGGCGGACTTGATACAATAGTCAAAGTTAAATACAATAGCGTCAATCGCGGCACTCAGGTATAG
- a CDS encoding glutamate racemase: protein MSTDNSRPIGIFDSGLGGLTVFKEIRQLLRYENLIYFGDTARVPYGNKSKETILRYSKEITKFLLKNDVKLIVVACNTVSSLALDELKKEFGIPIFGVIEPGARCAYKKLIERSRSENKGTATEKKILSDAAADLSDTATIAVIGTSATIGSKAYSNAINRLNNYNNGEGANINVKIIEKACPLLVPLVEEGWINSDITRDVIKYYLQPVIESNPFSIVLGCTHYPMLKKIISEIADNSTEIIDSGKEVAIEVKNFLLRNKMLNGKADRPYEKYYVSDDPEKFKLLGSNFIGSNITEHIEVVIDFL, encoded by the coding sequence ATGTCAACTGATAATAGCCGACCGATAGGTATTTTTGATTCCGGATTGGGCGGTCTGACCGTATTCAAAGAAATACGGCAATTGCTTAGATATGAAAATCTTATATATTTCGGTGATACGGCAAGAGTACCTTACGGAAACAAATCGAAAGAAACAATTTTAAGATATTCCAAAGAAATAACAAAATTTTTACTAAAAAATGATGTAAAACTTATTGTCGTTGCCTGCAATACCGTATCAAGTTTAGCTCTTGATGAATTAAAAAAAGAATTCGGCATACCTATTTTTGGCGTGATAGAGCCGGGCGCCAGATGCGCTTATAAAAAATTAATTGAAAGAAGCCGCAGTGAGAATAAAGGAACTGCAACTGAAAAAAAAATCTTAAGCGATGCAGCAGCCGATTTGTCCGATACGGCAACTATAGCAGTTATCGGAACATCTGCAACAATAGGGAGCAAGGCTTATTCCAACGCAATAAACAGATTAAATAATTATAATAACGGCGAAGGCGCAAACATAAATGTTAAGATAATAGAAAAAGCCTGTCCTTTATTAGTCCCGCTTGTAGAAGAAGGTTGGATTAATTCCGATATTACACGCGATGTAATAAAATATTATTTGCAGCCTGTAATTGAAAGCAATCCGTTTTCTATCGTTCTTGGTTGCACCCATTATCCGATGTTAAAAAAAATTATCTCAGAAATTGCGGATAACAGCACAGAAATTATTGATTCAGGAAAAGAAGTCGCTATAGAAGTAAAAAATTTTTTACTTAGAAATAAAATGTTAAATGGCAAGGCTGATAGACCTTATGAAAAATATTATGTCAGCGACGATCCTGAAAAATTTAAATTGCTGGGAAGCAATTTTATCGGCAGCAATATAACGGAGCATATCGAAGTTGTAATTGATTTTCTTTAA
- a CDS encoding glutamine amidotransferase, with amino-acid sequence MNNNSLKLKLKAVDLYPEIMNIYGDRGNILYFKYRASLYGINVDIKSSTIGEKIDINKTDIMFIGGGQDSEQALIYKDLTINKKNELKDAKDAGKIMLSICGGYQLLLNYYKAADNKIIEGISIFSGHTIAEPEKPRLTGNIASIFGDIIIVGFENHGGRTYLSESQQSFGKVLAGYGNNGADKSEGAVANNFYGTYMHGSILPKNFIFCDMLIDTAVKNKYKIGLDDITAKNNINIDNNFEINARKDIKDLQKIIGKTI; translated from the coding sequence ATGAATAATAATTCGCTGAAGCTAAAATTGAAAGCCGTTGACCTTTATCCTGAGATTATGAATATATACGGGGATAGAGGAAATATTCTATATTTTAAGTACAGAGCCTCACTTTATGGAATAAACGTTGACATTAAATCGTCTACTATAGGCGAAAAAATAGACATAAACAAAACGGACATTATGTTTATCGGCGGAGGGCAGGATTCCGAACAGGCTTTGATTTATAAAGATTTAACAATTAACAAGAAAAATGAGCTTAAAGATGCTAAAGATGCAGGCAAAATAATGCTTTCAATTTGCGGTGGCTATCAGCTTCTGCTAAATTACTACAAAGCTGCAGATAATAAAATAATAGAAGGCATTTCTATTTTTAGCGGACATACAATAGCTGAACCGGAAAAACCCCGATTAACAGGAAATATAGCCTCTATTTTCGGCGATATTATAATTGTAGGATTTGAAAATCACGGGGGGAGAACGTACTTATCTGAATCGCAGCAGAGTTTCGGAAAAGTGTTGGCTGGATACGGCAACAACGGCGCAGATAAAAGCGAGGGGGCTGTCGCAAATAATTTCTACGGTACATATATGCATGGAAGTATTTTGCCGAAAAATTTTATTTTTTGCGATATGCTTATAGACACAGCCGTTAAAAATAAATATAAAATCGGGCTTGATGATATAACTGCAAAAAATAATATCAATATTGATAATAATTTTGAAATTAATGCAAGAAAAGATATAAAAGATTTACAAAAAATAATCGGCAAAACAATATAA
- a CDS encoding 5-methyltetrahydrofolate--homocysteine methyltransferase, protein MIKNFRKELQKRLIMSDGALGTVLQLQGLLPKGLLPESFNITDKIEHIIAVHKSYAEAGSEILVANTFGANRIKLAEYGLENKLYEINYNAVKAAQKASEGKCLIAMSLAPTGKFIYPVGELTFKESVELYKEQIKAGLDADVDLFQLETMIDLQEVRAAIIAVKELSDKPVIAMMTFDNTYRTILGTTPEVFAVTADSLGVDVIGANCSVGPEDIYEILKKMAAVTDIPLISKPNAGIPSLINGKTIFPGKPDDFSKIIEELALIGVRVVSACCGSNSSFIRAMSDEVKIINSGGLPEKGIKREPGLFVTSRTSVIGLGSNHPPVMIGERINPTGKKDFIEELKNGKTNYIRKTAKIQIDDGASMLDINVGVPGTDEIELMKKAILAASNVVQSPLVIDSSNPDAVEEALMLYPGKALINSISGEEKKLTKLMPLIKKYGAAVIVLALDDGGIPETSDERIKTAYKVYYKLTDFGIKSYDVMIDFLTLPISAGQDKALITLDAIKKNKTILNLPTVLGVSNISFGLPKRTHINAAFLTMCFSEGLSAAIVNPEDELLTGSFYAVKVLIAKDYLAKAYINHFSEKANSYNNEKNLNTSEKSKNADDKSNILSPGEKLYSAVLNGEKEGVVSIVENLLSEGIAPLEIGNKYLIPALEEVGKLFDKNIYFLPQVMESAEVMKIAFARIKRDLPKNINDAETVKILMATVEGDVHDIGKNIVATLLENNGFEVIDLGRNVKTEKIVEEAIKNKVDFVGLSALMTTTVGEMENVIKELKKNGINVFSMVGGAVVNEDYAKSINADIYAKNAMEAVEKIKQLINKK, encoded by the coding sequence ATGATAAAAAATTTTAGAAAAGAATTGCAAAAAAGATTAATTATGTCCGATGGCGCATTGGGCACTGTTTTACAGCTTCAAGGTCTTCTGCCTAAAGGTTTATTGCCTGAAAGTTTTAATATAACCGATAAAATTGAGCATATTATAGCTGTTCATAAAAGCTATGCGGAGGCTGGAAGCGAAATATTAGTGGCAAACACTTTTGGGGCAAATAGAATAAAACTCGCAGAATACGGTCTGGAAAACAAATTATATGAAATTAATTATAATGCCGTAAAAGCAGCGCAAAAAGCCTCCGAAGGCAAATGTCTTATAGCTATGTCTTTAGCTCCTACCGGAAAATTTATTTATCCGGTCGGTGAATTAACATTCAAGGAAAGCGTTGAATTATATAAAGAACAGATAAAAGCCGGTCTCGATGCCGATGTTGATTTATTTCAGCTTGAAACTATGATAGATCTGCAGGAGGTCAGAGCGGCAATAATAGCCGTTAAAGAATTAAGCGACAAACCGGTAATAGCGATGATGACATTTGATAATACATACAGAACTATTCTTGGCACCACCCCCGAAGTTTTCGCCGTTACCGCCGACAGTCTGGGTGTCGATGTTATCGGAGCAAATTGTTCCGTCGGACCAGAAGATATTTATGAAATTTTAAAAAAAATGGCTGCCGTTACCGATATTCCTCTCATTTCTAAGCCTAATGCAGGCATACCTTCTTTAATAAACGGAAAAACCATATTTCCAGGCAAGCCGGATGATTTTTCCAAAATAATAGAAGAACTTGCATTAATAGGAGTCAGGGTTGTATCAGCCTGCTGCGGTAGCAATAGCTCGTTTATCAGAGCTATGTCGGACGAAGTAAAGATAATAAACAGCGGCGGATTACCCGAAAAAGGTATAAAAAGAGAACCGGGGCTTTTTGTAACTTCCAGAACATCAGTTATAGGATTAGGCTCTAATCATCCGCCTGTCATGATAGGGGAAAGAATAAATCCTACGGGAAAAAAAGATTTTATAGAAGAGTTAAAAAACGGCAAAACTAATTATATTAGAAAAACTGCTAAAATTCAAATCGATGACGGCGCATCCATGCTTGATATTAATGTCGGCGTTCCCGGTACTGACGAAATTGAACTGATGAAAAAAGCAATCTTGGCTGCTTCTAATGTTGTGCAGAGCCCCTTAGTTATAGATTCTTCCAATCCTGATGCCGTAGAAGAGGCTCTCATGCTATATCCTGGTAAAGCATTGATTAATTCTATAAGCGGCGAAGAAAAAAAGTTAACTAAATTAATGCCTCTTATTAAAAAATACGGCGCTGCCGTTATAGTTCTTGCTTTAGACGACGGCGGCATTCCCGAAACATCGGATGAGAGAATCAAAACTGCGTATAAAGTTTATTACAAACTAACGGATTTTGGCATTAAATCGTATGATGTTATGATCGATTTTTTAACCCTTCCGATAAGCGCCGGACAAGATAAGGCGCTGATAACATTAGACGCGATTAAAAAAAATAAAACTATTCTGAATCTTCCTACCGTTCTGGGCGTCAGTAATATATCTTTCGGTTTGCCGAAAAGAACCCATATTAATGCAGCTTTTTTAACGATGTGTTTTTCGGAAGGATTGAGCGCCGCTATAGTAAATCCAGAAGACGAACTGCTAACAGGCAGTTTTTATGCGGTAAAAGTTTTAATAGCCAAAGATTATCTTGCAAAGGCTTATATAAATCATTTTTCGGAAAAAGCAAACAGTTATAATAACGAAAAAAATTTAAACACGTCAGAAAAATCTAAAAATGCAGATGATAAAAGCAATATCTTAAGTCCGGGCGAAAAATTGTACAGCGCTGTTTTAAACGGAGAAAAAGAAGGCGTTGTTTCTATTGTGGAAAATTTGCTGTCCGAGGGTATAGCACCTTTAGAAATAGGCAATAAATATTTAATACCTGCACTTGAAGAAGTTGGAAAGCTTTTTGATAAAAATATATATTTTTTGCCGCAGGTTATGGAAAGCGCAGAGGTTATGAAGATTGCTTTTGCCAGAATTAAGAGAGATTTGCCGAAAAACATAAACGATGCTGAAACCGTAAAAATTTTAATGGCGACCGTTGAAGGAGATGTTCACGATATCGGCAAAAATATTGTCGCAACGCTTTTAGAAAATAACGGTTTTGAGGTTATCGACCTTGGCAGAAATGTAAAGACCGAAAAAATAGTTGAAGAGGCAATAAAAAACAAAGTCGATTTTGTAGGGCTATCGGCTTTGATGACGACTACCGTCGGTGAAATGGAAAATGTTATAAAAGAATTGAAAAAAAACGGTATAAATGTTTTTTCAATGGTCGGCGGAGCCGTAGTAAACGAAGATTATGCAAAGTCTATAAATGCTGATATTTATGCAAAAAATGCTATGGAAGCTGTTGAAAAAATTAAACAATTAATAAATAAAAAATGA
- a CDS encoding radical SAM protein codes for MDSYADNKKNEFYIQWHFMDSCNLRCIHCYQNDYLFKEPDLNNLNIIFRKLDDALAKWKMNGFVSLTGGEPFLSPSSLFYVAELIENSPNFQNVAILSNGTLIGENIIKEIKRFKKITEIQISIDGPNAQIHESIRGKGTFLKTVETVKKLVGAGLKTSIMFTVHKKNMDYAEDMLYLAKELKVNALTVERMTTMNEEEKKEFFINPYDLERIYKNIYEKSKVIFAESATRLITSRPLWNLVDENAGGFCPVGLSSVCILHDGTVLPCRRLYLPLGNIIEEGLFKIWYGSKILWDMRNKKNISDNSGAHTQSACSDINCSHFKRCGGCKAISYYYHGNIHEKDPQCWLS; via the coding sequence ATGGATAGTTATGCCGATAATAAAAAAAATGAATTTTATATTCAGTGGCATTTTATGGACAGCTGTAATCTAAGATGTATTCATTGCTATCAGAATGATTATCTATTTAAAGAGCCCGACTTAAATAACTTAAATATTATTTTTCGCAAACTTGATGATGCTTTGGCAAAATGGAAAATGAACGGTTTTGTTTCATTGACGGGAGGAGAACCGTTCCTGAGTCCTTCATCTTTATTTTATGTGGCTGAATTAATAGAAAATTCGCCAAATTTTCAAAATGTTGCCATATTATCAAACGGTACGTTAATAGGCGAAAATATTATTAAAGAAATTAAAAGGTTTAAAAAAATTACGGAGATTCAAATATCTATAGACGGACCTAATGCTCAAATACATGAATCCATAAGAGGAAAGGGTACGTTTTTGAAAACGGTTGAAACTGTTAAAAAATTAGTCGGTGCAGGATTAAAAACTTCTATCATGTTTACGGTGCATAAAAAAAATATGGATTATGCCGAGGATATGCTGTATTTAGCTAAAGAGCTTAAAGTAAATGCCTTAACTGTTGAAAGAATGACAACAATGAATGAAGAAGAAAAAAAAGAATTTTTTATAAATCCTTATGATTTAGAAAGAATTTATAAAAACATATATGAAAAATCTAAAGTAATATTTGCAGAATCTGCGACAAGACTTATAACTTCCAGACCGTTATGGAATCTGGTAGATGAAAATGCAGGCGGATTTTGCCCGGTAGGGCTTTCTTCGGTCTGCATTCTGCATGACGGTACCGTGCTTCCCTGCAGAAGGCTATATTTGCCGCTGGGAAATATTATTGAAGAAGGTCTCTTTAAAATATGGTATGGTTCAAAAATTTTATGGGATATGAGAAATAAGAAAAATATTTCGGATAATAGCGGCGCTCATACGCAATCTGCATGTTCGGATATTAATTGTTCCCATTTTAAAAGATGCGGAGGATGCAAGGCGATAAGCTATTATTATCATGGAAATATACACGAAAAAGATCCTCAATGCTGGCTCAGCTGA